The following coding sequences lie in one Lolium perenne isolate Kyuss_39 chromosome 2, Kyuss_2.0, whole genome shotgun sequence genomic window:
- the LOC127337248 gene encoding probable carboxylesterase Os04g0669600 isoform X2: MAPPSAAAGRGIVLWLHGSAETGEQSRAQVAPYFSAVPELRLSFPTAPTTPIACYGDEVITAWFGIPGVPITATTVREEKGVLKAVEHVHEIIKKEVAAGTSPTDIFVCGLSQGGALAIASVLLYPQTLGGCGVFSGSIPLSKSFAEKVPPEARKTPVLWFHGMADGLVLFEAGQSGCAFLQELGLSSSWTFSGG, translated from the exons ATGGCGCCTCCCTCTGCGGCGGCGGGACGCGGGATCGTGCTCTGGCTGCACGGGTCCGCCGAGACAGGCGAGCAGAGCCGCGCCCAGGTCGCCCCCTACTTCTCCGCCGTCCCCGAGCTCCGCCTGTCCTTCCCCACCGCCCCCACCACACCCATCGCCTGCTACG GTGACGAGGTGATCACTGCTTGGTTCGGCATCCCGGGGGTTCCTATCACTGCT ACTACTGTCAGAGAAGAAAAGGGAGTACTTAAAGCCGTTGAGCATGTACACGAAATAATAAAGAAAGAAGTGGCCGCCGGGACGAGCCCTACAGACATCTTCGTTTGTGGATTAAGCCAAGGAG GTGCTCTCGCCATAGCAAGTGTTCTGCTCTATCCCCAAACTCTAGGTGGGTGTGGTGTTTTCAGTGGTTCAATTCCTCTAAGCAAATCATTTGCCGAGAAGGTACCGCCTGAAGCTAGAAAG ACACCAGTTTTATGGTTCCATGGGATGGCAGACGGGCTGGTACTGTTTGAAGCTGGGCAATCCGGGTGTGCATTTCTCCAAGAGCTTG GCTTATCCAGCTCTTGGACATTCTCTGGTGGATGA
- the LOC127337248 gene encoding probable carboxylesterase Os04g0669600 isoform X1 — protein MAPPSAAAGRGIVLWLHGSAETGEQSRAQVAPYFSAVPELRLSFPTAPTTPIACYGDEVITAWFGIPGVPITATTVREEKGVLKAVEHVHEIIKKEVAAGTSPTDIFVCGLSQGGALAIASVLLYPQTLGGCGVFSGSIPLSKSFAEKVPPEARKTPVLWFHGMADGLVLFEAGQSGCAFLQELGMACEFKAYPALGHSLVDEELQYFRQWILERLGISQGAETARSTSPS, from the exons ATGGCGCCTCCCTCTGCGGCGGCGGGACGCGGGATCGTGCTCTGGCTGCACGGGTCCGCCGAGACAGGCGAGCAGAGCCGCGCCCAGGTCGCCCCCTACTTCTCCGCCGTCCCCGAGCTCCGCCTGTCCTTCCCCACCGCCCCCACCACACCCATCGCCTGCTACG GTGACGAGGTGATCACTGCTTGGTTCGGCATCCCGGGGGTTCCTATCACTGCT ACTACTGTCAGAGAAGAAAAGGGAGTACTTAAAGCCGTTGAGCATGTACACGAAATAATAAAGAAAGAAGTGGCCGCCGGGACGAGCCCTACAGACATCTTCGTTTGTGGATTAAGCCAAGGAG GTGCTCTCGCCATAGCAAGTGTTCTGCTCTATCCCCAAACTCTAGGTGGGTGTGGTGTTTTCAGTGGTTCAATTCCTCTAAGCAAATCATTTGCCGAGAAGGTACCGCCTGAAGCTAGAAAG ACACCAGTTTTATGGTTCCATGGGATGGCAGACGGGCTGGTACTGTTTGAAGCTGGGCAATCCGGGTGTGCATTTCTCCAAGAGCTTGGTATGGCCTGCGAATTCAAG GCTTATCCAGCTCTTGGACATTCTCTGGTGGATGAAGAGCTCCAGTATTTTCGACAATGGATACTGGAGCGTCTAGGGATCTCTCAAGGAGCTGAAACTGCAAGATCAACGTCACCATCT